Proteins encoded together in one Vigna angularis cultivar LongXiaoDou No.4 chromosome 5, ASM1680809v1, whole genome shotgun sequence window:
- the LOC128196733 gene encoding uncharacterized protein LOC128196733: protein MRIRDIVAQLKALEVTMSDSFLVHYILCTLPYHYAPFKISYNTHKDKWSINELLTMCVQEEERLLIEEGEKVNLTTSFKNKKNQVNKKGKIPAQPVIKKESRCFFCKKKGHMKKECQKFKDWLEKKGYGKSKETDGK from the exons ATGCGCATAAGGGACATTGTGGCTCAACTAAAAGCTTTGGAAGTTACCATGTCGGATTCTTTCCTAGTGCACTATATTTTGTGCACTTTGCCTTACCATTACGCTCCCTTTAAAATCTCTTACAACACACATAAGGACAAATGGTcgattaatgaattattgaccATGTGcgttcaagaagaagaaaggctaTTGATTGAAGAAGGGGAGAAGGTGAACTTGACTACTTCATTTAAGAATAAGAAGAACCAAGTTAATAAGAAGGGAAAGATTCCTGCTCAGCCAGTTATTAAGAAGGAGTCCAgatgtttcttttgtaaaaagaagGGACACATGAAGAAGGAATGTCAAAAGTTTAAGGATTGGCTGGAAAAGAAAG GGTATGGAAAATC